The following coding sequences lie in one Saimiri boliviensis isolate mSaiBol1 chromosome 6, mSaiBol1.pri, whole genome shotgun sequence genomic window:
- the SNX32 gene encoding sorting nexin-32 isoform X3: MEVHPEAGKEGKPSCALVELQGDSSLQVEISDAVSERDKVKFTVQTKIPPAPPRPDFEASREKLQKLGEGDSSVTREEFAKMKQELEAEYLAIFKKTVAMHEVFLQRLAAHPTLRRDHNFFVFLEYGQDLSVRGKNRKELLGGFLRNIVKSADEALITGMSGLKEVDDFFEHERTFLLEYHTRIRDACLRADRVMRSHKCLADDYIPISAALSSLGTQEVNQLRTSFLKLAELFERLRKLEGRVASDEDLKLSDMLRYYMRDSQAAKDLLYRRLRALADYENANKALDKARTRNREVRPAESHQQLCCQRFERLSDSAKQELMDFKSRRVSSFRKNLIELAELELKHAKASTLILRNTLVALKGEP; the protein is encoded by the exons ATGGAGGTGCATCCGGAGGCTGGGAAGGAGGGCAAG CCTTCCTGCGCATTGGTGGAACTGCAGGGAGACAGCTCCTTACAGGTGGAGATCTCTGACGCAGTGAGTGAGCGGGACAAGGTGAAATTCACTGTTCAAACCAAG ATCCCCCCAGCCCCTCCAAGGCCAGACTTTGAGGCTTCGAGAGAAAAGCTGCAGAAACTGGGTGAGGGGGACAGCTCTGTCACTCGGGAAGAGTTTGCCAAGATGAAGCAGGAGCTGGAAGC GGAGTACCTGGCCATCTTTAAGAAGACAGTTGCGATGCACGAAGTCTTTCTGCAGCGCCTGGCGGCCCACCCCACACTGCGCCGAGACCAcaacttctttgtctttttggaaTATGGACAGGAT CTGAGTGTCCGGGGGAAGAATAGGAAGGAGCTCCTGGGAGGGTTTCTGAGGAATATCGTGAAGTCTGCGGATGAAGCCCTCATAACTGGCATGTCAGGGCTCAAG GAGGTGGATGACTTCTTTGAGCATGAGAGGACCTTCCTGTTGGAGTATCACACCCGTATCCGAGATGCCTGCCTGCGGGCCGACCGCGTCATGCGCTCCCACAAGT GCCTGGCAGATGATTATATCCCTATCTCAGCTGCACTGAGCAGTCTGGGAACACAGGAAGTCAACCAGCTAAGGAC GAGCTTCCTCAAATTGGCAGAGCTGTTTGAACGGCTGAGG AAGCTGGAGGGCCGAGTGGCTTCCGACGAGGACCTGAAGCTGTCAGACATGCTGAGGTATTACATGCGTGACTCACAGGCAGCCAAG GACCTGCTATACCGGCGGCTGCGGGCACTGGCTGACTATGAGAATGCCAACAAGGCACTGGACAAGGCACGTACCAGGAACCGGGAGGTTCGGCCTGCTGAGAGCCACCAGCAGCTGTGCTGCCAACGCTTCGAGCGCCTCTCTGACTCTGCCAAGCAAG AGCTCATGGACTTCAAGTCCCGCCGGGTCTCCTCTTTTCGAAAGAACCTCATTGAGCTGGCAGAGCTGGAGCTCAAACATGCCAAG GCCAGCACCCTGATTCTCCGGAACACTCTTGTCGCCCTAAAGGGGGAGCCTTAG
- the SNX32 gene encoding sorting nexin-32 isoform X1 yields the protein MEVHPEAGKEGKPSCALVELQGDSSLQVEISDAVSERDKVKFTVQTKSCLPHFAQTEFSVVRQHEEFIWLHDAYVENEEYAGLIIPPAPPRPDFEASREKLQKLGEGDSSVTREEFAKMKQELEAEYLAIFKKTVAMHEVFLQRLAAHPTLRRDHNFFVFLEYGQDLSVRGKNRKELLGGFLRNIVKSADEALITGMSGLKEVDDFFEHERTFLLEYHTRIRDACLRADRVMRSHKCLADDYIPISAALSSLGTQEVNQLRTSFLKLAELFERLRKLEGRVASDEDLKLSDMLRYYMRDSQAAKDLLYRRLRALADYENANKALDKARTRNREVRPAESHQQLCCQRFERLSDSAKQELMDFKSRRVSSFRKNLIELAELELKHAKASTLILRNTLVALKGEP from the exons ATGGAGGTGCATCCGGAGGCTGGGAAGGAGGGCAAG CCTTCCTGCGCATTGGTGGAACTGCAGGGAGACAGCTCCTTACAGGTGGAGATCTCTGACGCAGTGAGTGAGCGGGACAAGGTGAAATTCACTGTTCAAACCAAG AGCTGCCTCCCTCACTTCGCCCAGACTGAGTTCTCAGTCGTGCGGCAGCACGAGGAGTTCATCTGGCTGCATGACGCCTACGTGGAGAACGAGGAGTACGCCGGCCTCATC ATCCCCCCAGCCCCTCCAAGGCCAGACTTTGAGGCTTCGAGAGAAAAGCTGCAGAAACTGGGTGAGGGGGACAGCTCTGTCACTCGGGAAGAGTTTGCCAAGATGAAGCAGGAGCTGGAAGC GGAGTACCTGGCCATCTTTAAGAAGACAGTTGCGATGCACGAAGTCTTTCTGCAGCGCCTGGCGGCCCACCCCACACTGCGCCGAGACCAcaacttctttgtctttttggaaTATGGACAGGAT CTGAGTGTCCGGGGGAAGAATAGGAAGGAGCTCCTGGGAGGGTTTCTGAGGAATATCGTGAAGTCTGCGGATGAAGCCCTCATAACTGGCATGTCAGGGCTCAAG GAGGTGGATGACTTCTTTGAGCATGAGAGGACCTTCCTGTTGGAGTATCACACCCGTATCCGAGATGCCTGCCTGCGGGCCGACCGCGTCATGCGCTCCCACAAGT GCCTGGCAGATGATTATATCCCTATCTCAGCTGCACTGAGCAGTCTGGGAACACAGGAAGTCAACCAGCTAAGGAC GAGCTTCCTCAAATTGGCAGAGCTGTTTGAACGGCTGAGG AAGCTGGAGGGCCGAGTGGCTTCCGACGAGGACCTGAAGCTGTCAGACATGCTGAGGTATTACATGCGTGACTCACAGGCAGCCAAG GACCTGCTATACCGGCGGCTGCGGGCACTGGCTGACTATGAGAATGCCAACAAGGCACTGGACAAGGCACGTACCAGGAACCGGGAGGTTCGGCCTGCTGAGAGCCACCAGCAGCTGTGCTGCCAACGCTTCGAGCGCCTCTCTGACTCTGCCAAGCAAG AGCTCATGGACTTCAAGTCCCGCCGGGTCTCCTCTTTTCGAAAGAACCTCATTGAGCTGGCAGAGCTGGAGCTCAAACATGCCAAG GCCAGCACCCTGATTCTCCGGAACACTCTTGTCGCCCTAAAGGGGGAGCCTTAG
- the SNX32 gene encoding sorting nexin-32 isoform X2: MEVHPEAGKEGKPSCALVELQGDSSLQVEISDAVSERDKVKFTVQTKSCLPHFAQTEFSVVRQHEEFIWLHDAYVENEEYAGLIIPPAPPRPDFEASREKLQKLGEGDSSVTREEFAKMKQELEAEYLAIFKKTVAMHEVFLQRLAAHPTLRRDHNFFVFLEYGQDLSVRGKNRKELLGGFLRNIVKSADEALITGMSGLKEVDDFFEHERTFLLEYHTRIRDACLRADRVMRSHKCLADDYIPISAALSSLGTQEVNQLRTSFLKLAELFERLRKLEGRVASDEDLKLSDMLRYYMRDSQAAKDLLYRRLRALADYENANKALDKARTRNREVRPAESHQQLCCQRFERLSDSAKQGQHPDSPEHSCRPKGGALEQPDFC, translated from the exons ATGGAGGTGCATCCGGAGGCTGGGAAGGAGGGCAAG CCTTCCTGCGCATTGGTGGAACTGCAGGGAGACAGCTCCTTACAGGTGGAGATCTCTGACGCAGTGAGTGAGCGGGACAAGGTGAAATTCACTGTTCAAACCAAG AGCTGCCTCCCTCACTTCGCCCAGACTGAGTTCTCAGTCGTGCGGCAGCACGAGGAGTTCATCTGGCTGCATGACGCCTACGTGGAGAACGAGGAGTACGCCGGCCTCATC ATCCCCCCAGCCCCTCCAAGGCCAGACTTTGAGGCTTCGAGAGAAAAGCTGCAGAAACTGGGTGAGGGGGACAGCTCTGTCACTCGGGAAGAGTTTGCCAAGATGAAGCAGGAGCTGGAAGC GGAGTACCTGGCCATCTTTAAGAAGACAGTTGCGATGCACGAAGTCTTTCTGCAGCGCCTGGCGGCCCACCCCACACTGCGCCGAGACCAcaacttctttgtctttttggaaTATGGACAGGAT CTGAGTGTCCGGGGGAAGAATAGGAAGGAGCTCCTGGGAGGGTTTCTGAGGAATATCGTGAAGTCTGCGGATGAAGCCCTCATAACTGGCATGTCAGGGCTCAAG GAGGTGGATGACTTCTTTGAGCATGAGAGGACCTTCCTGTTGGAGTATCACACCCGTATCCGAGATGCCTGCCTGCGGGCCGACCGCGTCATGCGCTCCCACAAGT GCCTGGCAGATGATTATATCCCTATCTCAGCTGCACTGAGCAGTCTGGGAACACAGGAAGTCAACCAGCTAAGGAC GAGCTTCCTCAAATTGGCAGAGCTGTTTGAACGGCTGAGG AAGCTGGAGGGCCGAGTGGCTTCCGACGAGGACCTGAAGCTGTCAGACATGCTGAGGTATTACATGCGTGACTCACAGGCAGCCAAG GACCTGCTATACCGGCGGCTGCGGGCACTGGCTGACTATGAGAATGCCAACAAGGCACTGGACAAGGCACGTACCAGGAACCGGGAGGTTCGGCCTGCTGAGAGCCACCAGCAGCTGTGCTGCCAACGCTTCGAGCGCCTCTCTGACTCTGCCAAGCAAG GCCAGCACCCTGATTCTCCGGAACACTCTTGTCGCCCTAAAGGGGGAGCCTTAGAGCAGCCAGACTTCTGCTAG
- the CFL1 gene encoding cofilin-1: protein MASGVAVSDGVIKVFNDMKVRKSSTPEEVKKRKKAVLFCLSEDKKNIILEEGKEILVGDVGQTVDDPYATFVKMLPDKDCRYALYDATYETKESKKEDLVFIFWAPESAPLKSKMIYASSKDAIKKKLTGIKHELQANCYEEVKDRCTLAEKLGGSAVISLEGKPL, encoded by the exons ATG GCCTCTGGTGTGGCTGTCTCTGATGGAGTCATCAAGGTATTCAATGACATGAAGGTGCGTAAGTCTTCAACGCCAGAGGAGGTGAAGAAGCGCAAGAAGGCTGTGCTCTTCTGCCTGAGTGAGGACAAGAAGAACATCATCCTGGAGGAGGGCAAGGAGATCCTGGTGGGCGATGTGGGCCAAACTGTCGATGACCCCTACGCCACCTTTGTCAAGATGCTACCAGATAAGGACTGCCGCTATGCCCTTTATGATGCAACCTACGAGACCAAGGAGAGCAAGAAGGAGGACCTGGTGTTTATCTTCTG GGCTCCTGAGTCTGCGCCCCTTAAGAGCAAAATGATCTATGCCAGCTCCAAGGACGCCATCAAGAAGAAGCTGACAG GGATCAAGCATGAATTGCAAGCAAACTGCTACGAGGAGGTCAAGGACCGCTGCACCCTGGCAGAGAAGCTGGGGGGCAGTGCCGTCATCTCCCTGGAGGGCAAGCCTTTGTGA